A window of the Merismopedia glauca CCAP 1448/3 genome harbors these coding sequences:
- a CDS encoding SH3 domain-containing protein, which produces MSRFLLSTTLSTAIFILPTLSLAGGANAQFPQPNGRGDYYSIQTPGTTSSHLVWQVVSSELNCRSRPGSNSRVVRKLFKGDVINLVSRPKIRRDAKGLPWLFVAKEGSLEDIKTRCFVRGNAQFIKPIPYSFSDLKLGSVLNT; this is translated from the coding sequence ATGTCCAGATTTTTGCTTTCAACAACTTTATCTACGGCAATTTTTATCCTGCCAACATTGTCTTTAGCTGGAGGAGCTAATGCACAGTTTCCACAACCAAACGGACGCGGTGATTATTACTCAATTCAGACTCCAGGTACAACATCTTCTCACTTAGTTTGGCAAGTTGTTAGTAGCGAACTAAATTGCCGTAGTAGACCTGGCTCGAACTCTCGTGTTGTGCGAAAGTTATTTAAAGGCGATGTCATTAATTTAGTTAGTCGTCCTAAAATTAGGCGGGATGCTAAAGGATTACCTTGGTTATTTGTTGCTAAAGAGGGCAGTCTAGAGGATATAAAGACCAGATGCTTTGTCAGAGGGAATGCTCAATTTATTAAACCTATTCCCTATTCCTTCTCAGATCTAAAATTGGGTTCTGTTCTTAATACTTAG